The proteins below come from a single Bacillota bacterium genomic window:
- a CDS encoding flagellar assembly protein FliW translates to MEYRTTRFGTVEVAAENIVQFPRGLPGFGELTEFFFVPVPENSYFAWLQSAGAPDVAFLVTNPFLFRPDYTVHLPSDERQLLQVSKPEEVSVHVIVRIPSTGKVEDISANFLAPVVVNNRTQLGCQLVLEDVGYLVREQLFRPASSGKQEKGGR, encoded by the coding sequence ATGGAATACAGAACAACTCGTTTCGGCACTGTTGAGGTGGCAGCGGAAAACATAGTGCAATTTCCGCGTGGGCTCCCGGGTTTTGGTGAGCTTACCGAGTTCTTTTTTGTTCCGGTACCGGAAAATAGCTATTTTGCCTGGTTGCAGTCTGCAGGCGCACCCGATGTTGCTTTTTTGGTTACCAACCCTTTTCTTTTCCGCCCTGATTACACAGTGCATCTACCTTCAGACGAGCGCCAGTTGCTGCAGGTAAGCAAACCGGAGGAAGTATCGGTGCACGTTATTGTCCGCATACCGTCGACCGGCAAGGTAGAAGATATAAGCGCAAACTTTCTAGCACCGGTGGTGGTTAACAACCGAACCCAGTTAGGGTGCCAATTGGTATTAGAAGATGTTGGCTACCTTGTTCGAGAGCAGCTCTTTAGACCTGCCAGTAGCGGGAAGCAAGAAAAGGGGGGCCGATAA
- a CDS encoding M48 family metallopeptidase, whose product MRAKPVWIMLFVLTVVFLFLYVFFTLQPAKVTSTALEYFSREEILLGRKYWRERQLLFALSFVIRVLVLTAVALGPWAAVFARRVLQAARGHRLLAVLLYLVALWSLLQLISLPLSFYRGYVLEHRWGLSTQSLAGWWTDYVKSATLDLGLSAVGAMLFFTALQRWPGGWWVPAGVLMAGWIVIQTLLWPILVAPLFNRFEPVQDPEVIGMIRQLADRAGIPVEEVLVMDASRRTNKANAYFAGIGKTKRIVLYDTLLDNYSSAEVEAVVAHEMAHWKLGHIRTGILLGILATFVQFYLLALVLKSSVCGRESGQYPLQAWAIALLVMMLTAFVTSPVETAVSRQMERAADRQSVKLTQNPNGAVALQLNLARQNRSDVLPPWFIEWFAYTHPSTLRRIELLKRSLVK is encoded by the coding sequence GTGCGGGCCAAACCTGTTTGGATCATGCTGTTTGTCCTCACAGTCGTTTTTTTGTTCCTGTATGTATTTTTTACCCTGCAACCGGCTAAGGTCACGTCTACAGCCCTGGAATACTTCTCCCGGGAAGAAATACTTTTGGGTCGCAAATACTGGCGGGAGCGGCAATTATTATTTGCACTCAGTTTTGTAATCCGGGTTTTGGTCTTAACAGCAGTGGCCTTAGGCCCTTGGGCGGCTGTATTCGCGCGCCGTGTGCTGCAGGCAGCCCGTGGACATAGGCTCTTGGCTGTTTTGTTGTATTTGGTTGCTCTCTGGTCCCTATTGCAACTGATAAGTCTGCCCTTGAGTTTTTATCGCGGTTATGTGTTGGAACACCGGTGGGGACTTTCCACCCAATCTTTAGCTGGATGGTGGACGGACTATGTCAAGAGTGCCACTTTAGATCTGGGGTTGTCGGCAGTTGGGGCTATGCTGTTTTTTACGGCGCTACAGAGGTGGCCCGGCGGTTGGTGGGTACCGGCCGGTGTACTGATGGCCGGCTGGATAGTGATACAGACTCTGCTTTGGCCCATATTAGTGGCTCCGCTCTTTAACCGATTTGAGCCTGTTCAGGATCCGGAAGTGATAGGCATGATAAGACAGCTAGCTGACCGGGCCGGGATTCCGGTTGAGGAAGTTCTGGTAATGGATGCTAGCCGTCGTACCAATAAGGCTAATGCCTACTTTGCCGGTATAGGCAAAACAAAGAGAATCGTTCTTTACGATACATTGCTAGACAACTACAGCTCAGCTGAAGTCGAGGCCGTGGTGGCTCATGAAATGGCCCACTGGAAACTGGGACACATTCGCACTGGAATATTGTTAGGGATTTTGGCAACTTTTGTCCAATTTTATCTACTAGCTCTGGTACTAAAGTCCTCTGTGTGTGGGCGGGAATCAGGCCAGTACCCACTCCAGGCCTGGGCGATAGCACTACTTGTTATGATGCTAACAGCCTTTGTTACTAGCCCGGTGGAAACAGCCGTGTCGCGCCAAATGGAAAGAGCTGCCGATAGGCAATCGGTGAAACTAACCCAGAATCCCAATGGAGCTGTGGCCTTACAGCTGAACCTAGCCCGACAAAACCGCTCTGATGTCTTGCCACCTTGGTTTATCGAATGGTTTGCTTATACCCATCCCAGCACCCTGCGGCGAATCGAACTGCTCAAGCGCAGTTTGGTGAAATAA
- the pgeF gene encoding peptidoglycan editing factor PgeF yields the protein MSFSWHYYPHLVYLTSDLITAAKIAKHGFSTRHGQLQGRTTANFDLGFKNSDPAHVREMRQLFLTAVGITLDNLVAGRQSHGTNVEVVTTAPRGAFSWEDGFPATDALVTASPNVALSVYTADCVPLLFLDPVQKAIGVAHAGWRGSVNGIAVLTLQLLQQHFSSRPEDILVAIGPSIGPCCYEIDERVLTPLSQRIVFWPEVIYPSRPGHYFLDLWALNQRLLQAAGVKTEHISVARLCTCHGNRDFFSYRAEHGRASSLMAVISL from the coding sequence ATGAGTTTTAGCTGGCATTATTACCCCCACCTTGTCTACTTAACGTCAGACCTGATTACGGCTGCTAAGATAGCAAAACACGGATTCAGTACCAGACACGGCCAGCTTCAAGGCCGGACTACGGCCAATTTTGATCTGGGGTTCAAAAACAGCGACCCGGCTCATGTACGCGAGATGAGACAGCTATTTCTTACCGCCGTGGGAATTACCCTGGATAATCTCGTGGCCGGCCGGCAGAGTCACGGTACCAATGTAGAGGTGGTAACGACTGCACCCCGCGGAGCGTTCTCATGGGAGGACGGTTTTCCGGCCACGGATGCCCTAGTTACAGCCAGCCCCAATGTGGCTTTGTCAGTTTATACGGCTGATTGCGTGCCGCTGTTATTCCTGGACCCGGTACAAAAGGCCATCGGTGTCGCCCATGCAGGTTGGCGCGGCTCGGTGAACGGGATTGCGGTATTGACTTTGCAGTTGCTGCAACAACATTTTTCTTCCCGCCCGGAAGATATACTGGTAGCCATAGGCCCTTCCATTGGACCGTGTTGCTATGAGATTGACGAGAGAGTGCTGACGCCCCTGAGCCAACGCATTGTCTTTTGGCCGGAAGTGATTTATCCTTCCCGGCCGGGACATTATTTTCTCGATCTGTGGGCGCTGAATCAACGACTGCTGCAGGCGGCGGGGGTAAAAACGGAACATATCAGCGTGGCCAGGCTATGTACTTGCCATGGGAACCGAGATTTTTTCTCTTACCGTGCCGAACACGGTCGAGCCAGCAGTCTAATGGCGGTTATTTCGCTTTAA
- the ftsZ gene encoding cell division protein FtsZ, with protein MLEFEIDTDRFADIKVIGIGGGGNNAVNRMIASGLKGVEFIAVNTDAQQLLLSQANRKIQIGEKITRGLGAGADPAIGKKAADESREMLQESLKGADMVFVTAGMGGGTGTGASPTVAEVAKEAGALTVGVVTKPFAFEGRRRMAQAETGIGELRDKVDTLIIIPNDRLLQVVEKRTSILEAFRIADDVLRQGVQGISDLIAVPGLINLDFADVKTIMADTGSALMGIGQANGESRAVEAARMAIASPLLETSIDGAKGVLLNITGGSDLGLFEVNEAAAIIAEAADPEANIIFGAVIDETMGEEVKVTVIATGFEPQPKKREKQSDKVLQKLEFRPFANDELDIPPFLRRR; from the coding sequence ATGCTAGAATTCGAAATCGACACCGATCGCTTTGCCGACATAAAAGTTATTGGCATCGGGGGTGGCGGTAATAATGCCGTTAACCGCATGATTGCTTCGGGCCTCAAAGGCGTAGAATTTATTGCAGTTAATACTGATGCCCAACAGCTCCTTTTGTCCCAGGCCAACCGTAAGATTCAAATCGGCGAAAAAATAACACGGGGGCTGGGGGCAGGAGCCGATCCGGCCATTGGCAAGAAGGCTGCTGATGAAAGCCGAGAAATGCTCCAAGAATCTTTGAAGGGCGCAGACATGGTGTTTGTTACTGCCGGTATGGGGGGCGGAACTGGAACCGGAGCCAGTCCTACGGTGGCTGAAGTAGCCAAGGAAGCAGGAGCGCTAACAGTGGGCGTAGTGACCAAACCATTTGCTTTTGAAGGACGACGACGCATGGCCCAAGCGGAGACCGGAATTGGCGAGTTAAGAGATAAGGTGGATACGTTAATCATCATACCTAATGATAGATTGCTTCAGGTGGTAGAGAAGCGGACTTCGATTTTAGAAGCCTTTCGTATTGCCGACGATGTACTGCGCCAGGGTGTTCAAGGGATTTCCGATTTGATAGCCGTTCCAGGGTTGATAAACCTGGATTTTGCCGATGTAAAGACCATTATGGCTGACACGGGCTCTGCTCTTATGGGGATCGGTCAGGCTAACGGTGAGAGCCGGGCGGTGGAAGCGGCGCGAATGGCTATCGCTAGCCCGTTGTTAGAGACTTCTATCGACGGAGCCAAAGGGGTTCTACTTAATATCACCGGGGGCTCCGATCTGGGGCTATTTGAAGTTAACGAAGCTGCAGCCATTATTGCCGAAGCAGCCGATCCGGAGGCCAACATAATTTTTGGGGCGGTAATAGATGAGACTATGGGTGAAGAAGTTAAGGTGACTGTTATTGCCACTGGCTTTGAACCCCAACCCAAGAAGCGGGAGAAACAAAGCGATAAGGTGCTTCAGAAACTGGAGTTTCGACCTTTTGCCAACGACGAACTGGACATTCCGCCGTTCTTACGACGCCGATAA
- a CDS encoding sigma-E processing peptidase SpoIIGA, protein MRQLRYVYLDVLTVVNAVMNFIILLLTSWLAQVPARFSRLAGGALLGTAYAVYLVLNPTTRLAGWPAKVGASLAILAATYFPMPAVRFVRVVGYFYLISFTLGGAALAVHYLSQGLVLPTTGPWPGIPWWTLAAGLALAIPLTRLAWTYFKQRRWQDELKATLIVDWRRQQVEVPGILDSGNMLVDPLTGAPVMVVEAQALAAIIPEAIIALVEGGIRGELDLESLGRTLANEPSAVRFRVIPFDSLGQENALLLAFRPDRVQIKYRGQIVSVPQAIVGLSPGYLSPEGGWRALVSPEVLLPYLDEA, encoded by the coding sequence GTGAGGCAGCTGCGTTACGTCTACCTGGATGTTCTCACGGTGGTTAATGCAGTTATGAATTTCATTATCTTATTACTCACCTCTTGGTTGGCACAGGTTCCGGCCCGCTTCAGTCGGTTGGCTGGCGGGGCGTTGCTGGGAACGGCCTATGCTGTCTATTTGGTGCTCAATCCAACTACTCGGCTGGCAGGCTGGCCAGCGAAAGTGGGGGCGTCGCTGGCGATCTTGGCAGCTACCTATTTCCCGATGCCTGCGGTACGTTTCGTGCGGGTGGTCGGATACTTTTATCTGATTTCCTTCACCTTAGGCGGAGCAGCCTTGGCCGTGCATTACCTTAGTCAGGGCTTAGTTCTTCCTACTACCGGACCTTGGCCGGGGATACCTTGGTGGACTTTGGCCGCTGGCCTAGCTTTGGCGATCCCCCTGACTCGGCTGGCCTGGACATACTTTAAGCAGCGTCGGTGGCAAGATGAGCTCAAGGCTACGCTAATCGTGGACTGGCGTCGACAGCAAGTAGAAGTCCCGGGCATTTTAGATAGTGGCAACATGCTGGTGGATCCGCTAACAGGAGCGCCGGTAATGGTGGTGGAAGCGCAGGCACTGGCGGCAATTATCCCGGAAGCTATAATAGCGCTGGTGGAAGGAGGGATTAGGGGAGAACTGGATCTTGAAAGTCTGGGGCGAACGTTGGCCAATGAGCCTAGCGCTGTTCGATTTCGGGTCATCCCCTTTGACTCGTTGGGTCAGGAAAACGCTTTACTGTTGGCTTTCAGACCGGATCGAGTGCAGATAAAATATCGTGGGCAGATTGTGTCTGTGCCGCAAGCGATAGTAGGGCTCTCCCCTGGGTACCTGTCCCCAGAAGGGGGCTGGCGGGCTCTGGTAAGTCCGGAGGTATTGTTACCCTACCTGGATGAGGCGTAA
- the sigG gene encoding RNA polymerase sporulation sigma factor SigG yields MLVNKVEICGVNTAKLPVLSNAKMRELFRALMAGDVSAREKLIGGNLRLVLSVIQRFNNRGENVDDLFQVGCIGLMKAIDNFDLGQNVKFSTYAVPMIVGEIRRYLRDNNAIRVSRSLRDTAYKALQARDTLVTRYSREPSIGEIACELKLPREDVVFAMDAIQEPLSLFEPVYHDGGDPIFVMDQVKDEKELDSNWVEELAVREALHKLNERERHILNLRFFHGKTQMEVAEEIGISQAQVSRLEKAALERLKRHLSSP; encoded by the coding sequence ATGCTAGTTAACAAAGTTGAGATTTGTGGCGTCAACACGGCCAAACTCCCGGTGCTGTCCAATGCTAAAATGCGCGAACTTTTTCGTGCCTTAATGGCTGGTGACGTTTCGGCTCGGGAGAAGCTAATTGGGGGTAATTTGCGGTTAGTTCTAAGTGTGATCCAACGCTTTAACAACAGAGGCGAAAATGTCGATGACTTGTTTCAAGTAGGTTGTATCGGCTTAATGAAAGCTATTGACAACTTCGACTTGGGGCAGAATGTAAAATTTTCCACTTATGCTGTGCCCATGATCGTGGGTGAGATTCGCCGCTATCTGCGTGACAATAATGCCATTCGTGTCAGCCGCTCACTCCGAGATACAGCCTACAAGGCCCTGCAGGCCCGTGATACCCTAGTTACCCGCTACAGTAGGGAGCCGTCTATCGGGGAAATTGCCTGCGAGCTCAAGCTTCCCCGGGAAGATGTGGTATTTGCCATGGATGCCATCCAAGAACCGCTGTCCTTGTTTGAACCGGTGTATCATGATGGCGGAGATCCTATTTTCGTCATGGACCAGGTCAAAGACGAAAAAGAACTGGACAGCAATTGGGTGGAGGAATTGGCGGTGCGGGAAGCTCTGCACAAGCTCAATGAGCGCGAGCGCCATATTTTGAACCTCCGGTTCTTTCACGGTAAGACCCAAATGGAAGTAGCCGAGGAAATAGGGATTTCTCAAGCTCAAGTTTCACGGTTGGAGAAGGCGGCTCTGGAGCGCCTTAAACGTCATCTCAGTTCTCCGTAA
- the flgL gene encoding flagellar hook-associated protein FlgL: MRVTQGMITNTFKRDLNYNLRQLARYQHQLATEKRISRPSDDPVAIVHSLRLRSDLADIATFTANADHALCWLGSTEDALLHAGDIIQRASDLAITGANGTNPEAALHAIADEVDQLLEQMIQIANSAQAGQYLFGGSKTRAVTGEEDYQPFELIEEVIDEESGTYVRYVQYNGNEQDRATEIGAGIDFAYNVTGSEAFAMKEDTDGTWTLSNVFDSLIELSANLRAGKTADISSSTIGRLNRALDHLVAVRAEVGAKVNRLEMTQARLSSADINFSGLLSKTEDLDVAEAIIYLKAQENVYRAALATGARIMQPTLVDFLR; the protein is encoded by the coding sequence ATGCGGGTTACCCAAGGGATGATAACTAACACTTTCAAGCGCGACCTAAATTATAATCTGCGTCAGCTAGCTAGGTATCAGCACCAGCTGGCTACAGAAAAACGGATCAGTCGCCCGTCGGATGATCCGGTGGCTATAGTGCATTCTTTGCGCTTGCGCTCGGATTTGGCTGATATTGCTACTTTTACTGCCAACGCGGATCATGCGTTATGCTGGCTGGGTAGCACTGAGGATGCATTGCTTCATGCCGGCGATATTATCCAGCGGGCCAGCGATTTGGCCATAACCGGAGCCAACGGTACCAATCCCGAAGCGGCACTTCACGCTATTGCCGATGAAGTTGATCAGCTGCTGGAACAAATGATCCAGATTGCTAACTCAGCCCAAGCAGGGCAATACCTATTCGGCGGCTCTAAGACTAGGGCTGTTACCGGTGAAGAAGACTATCAGCCGTTTGAATTAATAGAAGAAGTGATCGACGAAGAAAGCGGGACCTATGTACGCTATGTACAGTATAACGGCAATGAGCAAGATCGAGCTACCGAGATCGGAGCGGGGATTGATTTTGCCTATAATGTTACTGGCAGCGAAGCTTTTGCCATGAAGGAAGATACTGACGGGACTTGGACATTGTCCAATGTATTTGACAGCTTGATTGAACTCTCAGCAAACTTACGCGCTGGCAAGACAGCCGACATATCTAGCTCTACCATCGGCAGACTCAATCGAGCTTTGGATCATCTGGTGGCTGTGCGAGCGGAAGTGGGTGCCAAAGTGAACCGATTGGAGATGACCCAGGCCCGGCTGAGCTCAGCTGACATTAATTTTAGCGGTTTGTTATCCAAGACCGAGGATTTGGATGTGGCGGAAGCCATTATCTATCTTAAGGCGCAGGAAAATGTTTATCGGGCCGCTTTAGCTACAGGAGCACGGATCATGCAGCCCACTTTAGTGGACTTCCTGCGCTAA
- the csrA gene encoding carbon storage regulator CsrA: MLILSRRPGQSIVIGDNIEVTVLAWKDGQVSLGITAPKSVAVHRREIYEAVLQENLAAVKQESIDLSSLPQPF, encoded by the coding sequence GTGCTTATACTAAGTCGGCGCCCTGGTCAGAGCATCGTGATCGGTGATAATATAGAAGTAACAGTACTGGCTTGGAAGGACGGACAAGTATCACTGGGCATTACTGCCCCTAAGTCGGTGGCTGTTCACCGGCGAGAAATCTACGAAGCTGTTTTGCAGGAAAACTTGGCTGCTGTGAAGCAAGAGAGTATAGACTTATCATCTCTGCCGCAGCCATTTTGA
- the sigE gene encoding RNA polymerase sporulation sigma factor SigE, whose product MKPGYRIAVRLAIIRILEFIGWKRRAIWYVGSSEALPPPLTRAEEVYLLDRLQRGDKAVRSLLIEHNLRLVVYIARKFENTGVGIEDLVSIGSIGLIKAVNTFNPAKKIKLATYASRCVENEILMFLRRNNKLRAEVSFDEPLNIDWDGNELLLSDVLGTEGDIISRRVEEDVERRLLHQALQRLAPREKLIMELRFGLRGQPEKTQKEVADLLGISQSYISRLEKRILKRLRREIKRLE is encoded by the coding sequence ATGAAACCTGGCTACCGCATCGCTGTACGCCTGGCGATAATACGAATCCTAGAATTCATTGGCTGGAAGCGCCGCGCAATTTGGTATGTGGGGTCCAGCGAGGCTTTGCCGCCACCCTTGACTAGGGCCGAAGAAGTGTATTTGTTGGATCGCCTGCAAAGAGGTGACAAGGCGGTACGCAGTCTCTTAATCGAACATAATCTAAGATTAGTTGTTTATATTGCCCGTAAATTCGAAAATACCGGGGTTGGCATTGAGGATTTGGTTTCTATTGGTAGCATAGGACTTATAAAAGCTGTTAATACTTTTAATCCGGCCAAAAAAATCAAGTTGGCCACTTATGCTTCCCGCTGTGTGGAAAACGAGATTCTAATGTTCCTGCGGCGCAACAATAAGCTACGAGCAGAAGTGTCTTTTGACGAGCCGCTAAACATTGACTGGGATGGAAACGAACTGCTGTTATCAGATGTCTTGGGTACGGAAGGGGATATCATTTCTCGCCGGGTGGAAGAAGACGTAGAAAGAAGACTTCTGCACCAAGCGCTCCAGCGCCTGGCGCCTAGGGAAAAACTGATCATGGAATTGCGTTTTGGTTTACGCGGCCAGCCGGAAAAAACACAGAAAGAAGTGGCAGATCTACTTGGGATTTCGCAATCATACATATCGCGCTTGGAGAAACGTATACTAAAGCGTCTGCGTCGTGAAATTAAACGCCTAGAATGA
- the flgK gene encoding flagellar hook-associated protein FlgK, with protein sequence MGTFFGIEIGRRGIAAGQRALETTGHNVANANTKGYSRQEVVLATTSPYSYPGMGAGQRGTGVQAQEVRRIREEFLDYQYRNEVKALGRWQVRQDTLEKLEAILNEPSDQGLSKLMDRFFDAWQNVARYPDTEGARSALRQEGMALADAFRHLADQINDLKADINSSIEVKVNEINSLARQIRDLNTQIVKAEAGNMAANDLRDRRDLLLDQLAEVVPIQVEEDRFGAVSIVVRDHTLLSGQKVNELAVEVGSGQVRWPDGAEYRLGRQPYGTLEGLLEAVREDKSEPPTDPGLIQSYQSRLDTLAKAIINGVNGLHVDGLGLTGETGLEFFAGFGAGSMKVNDVLLDTDGLSKIAAAIKPDPNNPTPPPPGDGSNALLIAQLRYKLAANGSATFGDYYNALVAELGVQGQEAERMVENQTVLTAGIDNRRLAVSGVSLDEEMVNMIRFQQAYNASARLITAVDEMLEVLISRTGLVGR encoded by the coding sequence ATGGGAACTTTTTTTGGTATTGAAATTGGCCGACGAGGAATTGCTGCCGGGCAGCGAGCCCTGGAGACCACGGGACACAACGTAGCCAACGCCAATACGAAGGGCTATTCCCGTCAAGAGGTGGTTCTTGCCACCACATCGCCCTACTCCTATCCCGGCATGGGTGCCGGACAGCGAGGTACCGGAGTGCAGGCCCAAGAAGTGCGGCGGATTCGAGAGGAATTCTTAGATTACCAGTATCGCAATGAAGTTAAAGCCCTGGGGCGGTGGCAGGTGCGCCAGGATACGCTGGAGAAGCTGGAAGCTATTCTTAACGAGCCTAGCGACCAGGGTCTGAGTAAGCTAATGGATCGTTTTTTTGATGCTTGGCAGAATGTGGCCCGCTATCCTGATACCGAGGGTGCACGGTCGGCTCTGCGGCAAGAGGGCATGGCTTTGGCCGATGCTTTTCGTCATTTGGCCGATCAAATCAACGATCTTAAGGCTGATATTAATAGCTCCATTGAGGTAAAGGTAAATGAAATAAACTCATTGGCCCGACAAATTCGGGACCTGAATACCCAGATTGTTAAAGCTGAAGCCGGTAACATGGCTGCCAACGACTTGCGCGACCGTCGTGATTTGCTCCTGGATCAGCTGGCCGAGGTAGTGCCGATTCAGGTGGAAGAAGATCGCTTTGGGGCCGTGAGCATTGTGGTGCGCGATCACACCTTACTGTCGGGGCAGAAAGTAAATGAACTGGCGGTGGAGGTGGGCTCCGGACAAGTTAGGTGGCCGGACGGAGCAGAATATCGCCTGGGCCGCCAGCCGTACGGGACCCTGGAGGGTTTGCTGGAGGCGGTGCGCGAAGACAAGTCTGAACCGCCTACTGATCCAGGCCTGATTCAAAGTTACCAGTCACGGCTGGACACCTTAGCCAAAGCTATTATCAACGGAGTAAACGGGCTCCATGTTGACGGGTTGGGCCTAACCGGCGAAACCGGCCTAGAGTTTTTCGCCGGGTTCGGAGCGGGTAGCATGAAGGTAAACGATGTTCTTTTAGATACTGACGGTTTGAGCAAGATTGCTGCTGCAATTAAGCCAGATCCTAATAATCCAACCCCGCCACCGCCCGGCGACGGTTCCAACGCGCTGTTAATTGCCCAGCTGCGGTATAAACTGGCGGCGAATGGATCAGCTACCTTTGGCGATTATTATAATGCTTTGGTGGCCGAGCTGGGTGTGCAGGGGCAAGAGGCGGAGAGAATGGTGGAAAACCAGACAGTCTTGACAGCGGGAATCGATAACCGCCGGCTGGCGGTATCCGGTGTGTCTCTGGATGAAGAAATGGTCAATATGATTCGCTTTCAGCAGGCGTACAATGCCTCCGCTCGTTTGATTACCGCCGTGGACGAGATGCTGGAAGTTCTGATAAGCCGCACTGGCTTGGTGGGGAGGTAA
- a CDS encoding YlmC/YmxH family sporulation protein, with protein sequence MRAILVRTSELRTREVINISDGRKLGAVVDVDIDLESGRLRAIVVPGPRGMFSIFGRNEDIVIPWDKIKRIGQDVILVERPSLPPLSR encoded by the coding sequence GTGAGGGCTATTTTAGTTCGCACTTCGGAACTTCGTACCCGTGAAGTGATTAATATCAGTGATGGCCGTAAATTGGGCGCTGTGGTAGATGTAGATATCGACCTGGAGAGCGGCAGGCTAAGAGCCATCGTTGTTCCTGGGCCAAGGGGGATGTTTAGCATTTTTGGCCGTAACGAAGATATAGTGATACCGTGGGATAAGATCAAGCGCATCGGGCAAGACGTGATTTTAGTGGAACGCCCCTCACTTCCTCCCTTATCGCGCTAG
- a CDS encoding flagellar protein FlgN, whose product MTSSRALYQAQLLEEQVEIYRTLNDLAKRKEQVLSQADVEALDDIITTEQALILKVAELEKCRFASQKELAATWDLPVDEVTLEAITARADKEVAARCQLAGKELTAVLSELKERNDRCQVIIKGALDVVQRVLTKAGTGPKLMDRRV is encoded by the coding sequence ATGACCTCTAGCCGAGCCCTGTACCAGGCACAATTGTTAGAAGAGCAAGTGGAGATCTACCGCACCTTGAACGATTTGGCCAAACGCAAGGAACAAGTGCTTTCCCAAGCCGATGTGGAAGCTTTAGATGACATAATCACCACCGAACAAGCTCTTATTTTGAAGGTAGCAGAGCTGGAAAAGTGCCGTTTTGCCAGTCAAAAGGAGTTGGCTGCTACCTGGGATTTACCAGTAGATGAGGTAACTTTGGAGGCCATTACGGCTCGCGCTGATAAGGAAGTGGCGGCTCGGTGCCAACTTGCCGGAAAAGAACTGACTGCTGTTTTGTCTGAACTGAAGGAGCGAAACGACCGTTGCCAGGTAATTATCAAAGGCGCCCTTGACGTGGTTCAGCGCGTCCTGACAAAAGCCGGAACGGGGCCAAAGTTGATGGATCGTCGGGTGTAA